The following proteins are co-located in the Megalops cyprinoides isolate fMegCyp1 chromosome 15, fMegCyp1.pri, whole genome shotgun sequence genome:
- the nfkb2 gene encoding nuclear factor NF-kappa-B p100 subunit isoform X1, translated as MSGTLRMEDPHYMNMIENDYMMGLSYELMTPPSVKSEPYLPEIANGPYLQIIEEPKQRGFRFRYECEGPSHGGLPGASSEKNKKTYPTVKVSNYVGRARVEVQLVTHTDPPRVHAHSLVGKQCNENGTCSVDVGPNDLTAQFNNLGILHVTKRGVVKVLTRRLKEERKRMRDSNYHFTETEEQALQNEAKELGKNMDLNVVRLKFTAYLQDGDGGFTRALKPAISNPIYDSKSPNASNLKISRMDKTCGSVLGGDEIFLLCDKVQKDDIDIRFYEEDEGGWEAYGDFSPTDVHKQYAIVFKTPKYHRTEIDRPVTVFLQLKRKKGGDCSEPKQFTYVPQVQDKEEVQRKRQKPLPHSYDSWRGPLGGAGGPGRGQGGYGGAGGTGGGGVQYSPQMDGGNFHGGYGGYGGGGAQMSDSPQPQENTTNQQQTNRAPLRGPLQQQLLQMASVLQGRATQMARQTAGALLDYCSTGDVRVLLAVQRHLCGVQDENGDTPLHVAIIHQQPAVVQQLVHAIISLPQQKILNIRNHLSQTPLHLAVITKQHTVVDFLLKAGADPTLLDRDGRSVVHLAAALGDEAMLHVLLSHLEERHAHLLNAADYNGLYPVHLAVRKGAERILRALVEAGAEVNAAELKSGSTPLHLAVRENLFKVACLLITELKADVNACTFGGNTPLHLAASQGSPTLCSMLIAAGAKKHLENDEPLFFSSSSSDEEDEKEEAKPAREDTDSKPQTPRCPPSNPRKRPAGGHTPFDLAKCQKVRDLLDCRQDPRPSRDTAKTFLKQEEGKNQMTSETLSKLCGIISQSDVPLRQLAEKLGMLTLAPLFQQSSSPCQKLLENYQLGGGQMEGLVEALQSLGLNEGVRLLKQTELRDKPQSTDPTVDSGFGSQGTEGLVEEEMEQPMLANH; from the exons GATGGAAGATCCCCATTACATGAACATGATTGAAAATGAT TACATGATGGGCCTTTCGTATGAGCTCATGACCCCTCCAAGTGTGAAGAGTGAGCCCTACCTACCAGAGATCG CAAATGGTCCATATCTACAGATCATCGAGGAGCCAAAGCAG AGAGGCTTTCGGTTCCGGTATGAGTGCGAGGGCCCCTCCCATGGGGGCCTGCCGGGGGCCTCCAGTGAGAAGAACAAGAAGACCTACCCCACAGTGAAG GTGTCTAACTATGTGGGCCGCGCCAGGGTGGAGGTGCAGCTGGtgacacacactgacccccCACGCGTCCACGCCCACAGCCTGGTGGGCAAACAGTGCAACGAGAACGGGACGTGCAGCGTGGACGTAGGCCCCAATgacctcacagcaca GTTCAACAACCTGGGCATCCTCCATGTGACTAAGAGAGGAGTGGTGAAGGTGCTGACCAGGAGgctgaaagaggagaggaagagaatgagGGACTCCAACTACCATTTCACAG AAACGGAAGAGCAGGCCCTCCAGAACGAAGCCAAGGAGCTCGGCAAGAACATGGACCTGAACGTGGTGAGGTTGAAGTTCACGGCCTACCTTCAGGACGGCGACGGCGGGTTCACCCGGGCCCTGAAGCCGGCCATCTCCAACCCCATCTACGACAGCA AGTCACCCAACGCCTCCAACTTGAAGATCTCGCGCATGGACAAGACCTGCGGCTCTGTGCTGGGAGGAGACGAGATTTTCCTACTCTGTGACAAAGTGCAGAAGG ATGACATCGACATTCGTTTCTACGAGGAGGACGAGGGGGGCTGGGAGGCCTACGGCGACTTCTCTCCCACCGACGTCCATAAGCAG TATGCCATCGTGTTTAAGACTCCCAAGTACCACAGGACAGAGATCGACCGCCCCGTCACCGTGTTCCTGCAGCTGAAGAGGAAAAAGGGGGGCGACTGCAGCGAGCCAAAGCAGTTCACCTACGTGCCCCAGGTCCAGG ATAAGGAGGAGGTTCAACGCAAGAGGCAGAAGCCCCTTCCTCACTCCTATGACAGCTGGCGTGGTCCACTAGGGGGCGCCGGAGGGCCAGGGAGAGGCCAGGGAGGCTACGGAGGAGCCGGGGGCACAGGAGGAG GCGGGGTGCAGTACAGCCCGCAGATGGACGGGGGGAACTTCCACGGGGGGTATGGGGGTTACGGGGGAGGCGGAGCTCAGATGTCCGACTCGCCACAGCCCCAGGAAAACACCACGAATCAGCAGCAGACCAACAGAGCGCCCCTGAGGGGACccctacagcagcagctgcttcaGATGG CATCAGTGCTGCAGGGCCGGGCCACACAGATGGCCAGACAGACTGCTGGCGCGCTCCTGGACTACTGCAGCACGGGGGACGTGCGCGTCCTCCTCGCCGTCCAGAGGCACCTGTGCGGCGTGCAGGACGAGAACGGAGACAC GCCTCTCCACGTGGCCATCATCCACCAGCAGCCAGCGGTGGTGCAGCAGCTGGTTCACGCCATCATCAGCCTCCCCCAGCAGAAGATCCTCAACATCCGCAACCACCTGAGCCAG ACACCCCTGCACCTGGCGGTGATAACCAAGCAGCACACGGTGGTGGACTTCCTGCTGAAGGCGGGGGCGGACCCCACGCTGTTGGACCGGGACGGGCGCTCGGTGGTGCACCTGGCGGCGGCGCTGGGTGACGAGGCCATGCTTCACGTCCTGCTGTCGCACCTGGAGGAGCGCCACGCCCACCTGCTCAACGCGGCCGACTACAACG gtCTCTACCCGGTCCACCTGGCCGTCAGGAAAGGGGCGGAGCGCATTCTGCGCGCCCTCGTGGAGGCCGGCGCCGAGGTCAACGCCGCGGAGCTGAAGAGCGGCAGCACGCCGCTGCACCTGGCCGTCAGGGAGAACCTCTTCAAAGTGGCCTGCCTGCTCATCACAGAG CTGAAGGCAGATGTGAACGCGTGCACGTTCGGGGGAAACACCCCGCTCCACCTGGCTGCCAGTCAGGGCTCGCCCACGCTCTGCTCCATGCTCATCGCTGCAG GCGCCAAGAAGCACCTGGAGAACGACGAGCCgctcttcttcagctcctcctcttccgATGAGGAGGACGAGAAGGAGGAAGCCAAGCCAGCCCGGGAAGACACGGACAGCAAACCGCAGACGCCGCGGTGCCCGCCGTCCAACCCCCGCAAGAGGCCGGCCGGAGGACACACCCCCTTCGACCTGGCCAAGTGCCAAAAG GTGAGGGATCTCCTGGACTGCAGACAGGACCCCAGGCccagcagagacacagccaAGACCTTCCTGAAGCAGGAAGAAG GAAAGAACCAGATGACCAGCGAGACCCTCAGTAAGCTCTGTGGGATCATCAGCCAGAGCGATGTGCCCCTGAGGCAGCTAGCAGAGAAGCTGGGCATGCTAACGCTAGCGCCCCTGTTCCAGCAGAGTTCGTCCCCCTGCCAAAAGCTGCTGGAGAATTACCAG CTGGGCGGCGGTCAGATGGAGGGGCTGGTGGAGGCCCTGCAGTCGCTGGGTCTGAACGAGGGCGTGAGGCTCCTGAAacagacagagctgagagaCAAGCCCCAGAGCACAG ATCCGACGGTGGACAGCGGTTTCGGCAGCCAGGGGACGGAGGGGTTGGTTGAAGAGGAGATGGAGCAGCCCATGTTAGCCAACCACTGA
- the nfkb2 gene encoding nuclear factor NF-kappa-B p100 subunit isoform X2: MEDPHYMNMIENDYMMGLSYELMTPPSVKSEPYLPEIANGPYLQIIEEPKQRGFRFRYECEGPSHGGLPGASSEKNKKTYPTVKVSNYVGRARVEVQLVTHTDPPRVHAHSLVGKQCNENGTCSVDVGPNDLTAQFNNLGILHVTKRGVVKVLTRRLKEERKRMRDSNYHFTETEEQALQNEAKELGKNMDLNVVRLKFTAYLQDGDGGFTRALKPAISNPIYDSKSPNASNLKISRMDKTCGSVLGGDEIFLLCDKVQKDDIDIRFYEEDEGGWEAYGDFSPTDVHKQYAIVFKTPKYHRTEIDRPVTVFLQLKRKKGGDCSEPKQFTYVPQVQDKEEVQRKRQKPLPHSYDSWRGPLGGAGGPGRGQGGYGGAGGTGGGGVQYSPQMDGGNFHGGYGGYGGGGAQMSDSPQPQENTTNQQQTNRAPLRGPLQQQLLQMASVLQGRATQMARQTAGALLDYCSTGDVRVLLAVQRHLCGVQDENGDTPLHVAIIHQQPAVVQQLVHAIISLPQQKILNIRNHLSQTPLHLAVITKQHTVVDFLLKAGADPTLLDRDGRSVVHLAAALGDEAMLHVLLSHLEERHAHLLNAADYNGLYPVHLAVRKGAERILRALVEAGAEVNAAELKSGSTPLHLAVRENLFKVACLLITELKADVNACTFGGNTPLHLAASQGSPTLCSMLIAAGAKKHLENDEPLFFSSSSSDEEDEKEEAKPAREDTDSKPQTPRCPPSNPRKRPAGGHTPFDLAKCQKVRDLLDCRQDPRPSRDTAKTFLKQEEGKNQMTSETLSKLCGIISQSDVPLRQLAEKLGMLTLAPLFQQSSSPCQKLLENYQLGGGQMEGLVEALQSLGLNEGVRLLKQTELRDKPQSTDPTVDSGFGSQGTEGLVEEEMEQPMLANH, encoded by the exons ATGGAAGATCCCCATTACATGAACATGATTGAAAATGAT TACATGATGGGCCTTTCGTATGAGCTCATGACCCCTCCAAGTGTGAAGAGTGAGCCCTACCTACCAGAGATCG CAAATGGTCCATATCTACAGATCATCGAGGAGCCAAAGCAG AGAGGCTTTCGGTTCCGGTATGAGTGCGAGGGCCCCTCCCATGGGGGCCTGCCGGGGGCCTCCAGTGAGAAGAACAAGAAGACCTACCCCACAGTGAAG GTGTCTAACTATGTGGGCCGCGCCAGGGTGGAGGTGCAGCTGGtgacacacactgacccccCACGCGTCCACGCCCACAGCCTGGTGGGCAAACAGTGCAACGAGAACGGGACGTGCAGCGTGGACGTAGGCCCCAATgacctcacagcaca GTTCAACAACCTGGGCATCCTCCATGTGACTAAGAGAGGAGTGGTGAAGGTGCTGACCAGGAGgctgaaagaggagaggaagagaatgagGGACTCCAACTACCATTTCACAG AAACGGAAGAGCAGGCCCTCCAGAACGAAGCCAAGGAGCTCGGCAAGAACATGGACCTGAACGTGGTGAGGTTGAAGTTCACGGCCTACCTTCAGGACGGCGACGGCGGGTTCACCCGGGCCCTGAAGCCGGCCATCTCCAACCCCATCTACGACAGCA AGTCACCCAACGCCTCCAACTTGAAGATCTCGCGCATGGACAAGACCTGCGGCTCTGTGCTGGGAGGAGACGAGATTTTCCTACTCTGTGACAAAGTGCAGAAGG ATGACATCGACATTCGTTTCTACGAGGAGGACGAGGGGGGCTGGGAGGCCTACGGCGACTTCTCTCCCACCGACGTCCATAAGCAG TATGCCATCGTGTTTAAGACTCCCAAGTACCACAGGACAGAGATCGACCGCCCCGTCACCGTGTTCCTGCAGCTGAAGAGGAAAAAGGGGGGCGACTGCAGCGAGCCAAAGCAGTTCACCTACGTGCCCCAGGTCCAGG ATAAGGAGGAGGTTCAACGCAAGAGGCAGAAGCCCCTTCCTCACTCCTATGACAGCTGGCGTGGTCCACTAGGGGGCGCCGGAGGGCCAGGGAGAGGCCAGGGAGGCTACGGAGGAGCCGGGGGCACAGGAGGAG GCGGGGTGCAGTACAGCCCGCAGATGGACGGGGGGAACTTCCACGGGGGGTATGGGGGTTACGGGGGAGGCGGAGCTCAGATGTCCGACTCGCCACAGCCCCAGGAAAACACCACGAATCAGCAGCAGACCAACAGAGCGCCCCTGAGGGGACccctacagcagcagctgcttcaGATGG CATCAGTGCTGCAGGGCCGGGCCACACAGATGGCCAGACAGACTGCTGGCGCGCTCCTGGACTACTGCAGCACGGGGGACGTGCGCGTCCTCCTCGCCGTCCAGAGGCACCTGTGCGGCGTGCAGGACGAGAACGGAGACAC GCCTCTCCACGTGGCCATCATCCACCAGCAGCCAGCGGTGGTGCAGCAGCTGGTTCACGCCATCATCAGCCTCCCCCAGCAGAAGATCCTCAACATCCGCAACCACCTGAGCCAG ACACCCCTGCACCTGGCGGTGATAACCAAGCAGCACACGGTGGTGGACTTCCTGCTGAAGGCGGGGGCGGACCCCACGCTGTTGGACCGGGACGGGCGCTCGGTGGTGCACCTGGCGGCGGCGCTGGGTGACGAGGCCATGCTTCACGTCCTGCTGTCGCACCTGGAGGAGCGCCACGCCCACCTGCTCAACGCGGCCGACTACAACG gtCTCTACCCGGTCCACCTGGCCGTCAGGAAAGGGGCGGAGCGCATTCTGCGCGCCCTCGTGGAGGCCGGCGCCGAGGTCAACGCCGCGGAGCTGAAGAGCGGCAGCACGCCGCTGCACCTGGCCGTCAGGGAGAACCTCTTCAAAGTGGCCTGCCTGCTCATCACAGAG CTGAAGGCAGATGTGAACGCGTGCACGTTCGGGGGAAACACCCCGCTCCACCTGGCTGCCAGTCAGGGCTCGCCCACGCTCTGCTCCATGCTCATCGCTGCAG GCGCCAAGAAGCACCTGGAGAACGACGAGCCgctcttcttcagctcctcctcttccgATGAGGAGGACGAGAAGGAGGAAGCCAAGCCAGCCCGGGAAGACACGGACAGCAAACCGCAGACGCCGCGGTGCCCGCCGTCCAACCCCCGCAAGAGGCCGGCCGGAGGACACACCCCCTTCGACCTGGCCAAGTGCCAAAAG GTGAGGGATCTCCTGGACTGCAGACAGGACCCCAGGCccagcagagacacagccaAGACCTTCCTGAAGCAGGAAGAAG GAAAGAACCAGATGACCAGCGAGACCCTCAGTAAGCTCTGTGGGATCATCAGCCAGAGCGATGTGCCCCTGAGGCAGCTAGCAGAGAAGCTGGGCATGCTAACGCTAGCGCCCCTGTTCCAGCAGAGTTCGTCCCCCTGCCAAAAGCTGCTGGAGAATTACCAG CTGGGCGGCGGTCAGATGGAGGGGCTGGTGGAGGCCCTGCAGTCGCTGGGTCTGAACGAGGGCGTGAGGCTCCTGAAacagacagagctgagagaCAAGCCCCAGAGCACAG ATCCGACGGTGGACAGCGGTTTCGGCAGCCAGGGGACGGAGGGGTTGGTTGAAGAGGAGATGGAGCAGCCCATGTTAGCCAACCACTGA